The following proteins are encoded in a genomic region of Aquifex aeolicus VF5:
- a CDS encoding pyridoxal-phosphate-dependent aminotransferase family protein: protein MKLFNFKGERVFTPGPVEIPDRIREVLGRQIIHHRTKEFTEAFLETRELFKRLVDCTSENFVFFASSGTGAMEASVQNFFNPGEKVLAVVGGKFGERWAELGRTWGLEVVELQVEWGKSVDPDQVEDILNKNPEIKGVLVQMSESSTGAYHDVKTLAKITKDRDTLLVVDAITALGVYNMKPHEWGLDVVVGGSQKAFMLPPGLSMLCSPKRRKKG, encoded by the coding sequence ATGAAGCTTTTTAACTTCAAAGGGGAAAGGGTATTCACGCCAGGTCCAGTAGAGATACCCGACAGAATAAGGGAAGTTTTAGGCAGACAGATAATACACCACAGAACTAAGGAGTTTACGGAAGCCTTTTTAGAAACGAGGGAGCTCTTTAAAAGACTCGTTGATTGCACTTCCGAAAACTTTGTGTTTTTTGCATCCTCGGGCACGGGGGCTATGGAAGCTTCCGTTCAGAACTTCTTTAATCCCGGAGAGAAAGTTCTTGCCGTAGTAGGCGGAAAGTTCGGAGAAAGGTGGGCAGAGCTCGGAAGAACCTGGGGCCTTGAGGTAGTAGAACTTCAGGTAGAGTGGGGAAAGAGCGTAGACCCCGATCAGGTGGAAGATATCCTGAATAAAAATCCCGAGATAAAAGGTGTTCTGGTTCAGATGTCCGAAAGTTCCACGGGAGCCTACCACGACGTAAAAACCCTTGCCAAGATAACAAAAGACAGGGATACACTCCTCGTAGTTGATGCGATAACGGCTCTCGGTGTGTACAATATGAAGCCCCACGAATGGGGACTTGACGTAGTGGTGGGAGGTTCTCAAAAAGCTTTCATGCTTCCACCCGGGCTTTCAATGCTCTGTTCTCCGAAAAGGCGGAAAAAAGGCTAA
- a CDS encoding FliI/YscN family ATPase, with translation MYLRGLKVSGEIVSAKGIYLEAILPFANIGNEVEIQSNSRRIRGEVIGFSGDKVLVMPYEPVFGLRKGDKVLLKNELVSTKTGNGVVGKVVDPFGNPLDGGFIGFVEEKGLELPQINPLYRERIREVFDTGVRSVNALFTLGKGQKIGIFAGAGVGKSTLLGMITRHSKADVVVLALIGERGREVKEFLEEVLGEEGLKKSVVVVSTADQSPILKVKGAISAVVHAHHFASQGKDVLLLMDSITRLALAQREIGLAAGEPPTLKGFTPSVFQLLTRIAESCGAFKKGSITGIFTVLVEGDDISLDPIADSLMGVLDGHIILSRKRAVRGLFPAVDPVRSLSRLMPKLVSEEHFMKANFFKEVLSKFEDVEELVRIGLYKGGSNPLVDKVINNLEKVESFFKQKPEEKVNFEESLKALDEIYSLLK, from the coding sequence ATGTATTTAAGAGGGCTTAAAGTTTCTGGAGAAATCGTTTCCGCGAAAGGAATATACCTGGAAGCCATACTCCCCTTTGCGAACATAGGAAACGAAGTGGAAATACAGAGCAACAGCAGGAGGATAAGGGGGGAAGTAATAGGCTTTAGCGGTGATAAAGTCCTCGTAATGCCCTACGAACCAGTCTTTGGACTCAGAAAAGGGGATAAAGTCCTGCTTAAGAACGAGCTCGTTTCCACCAAGACGGGAAACGGCGTAGTAGGAAAAGTGGTTGATCCCTTCGGAAATCCTCTGGACGGTGGTTTTATAGGATTTGTTGAGGAAAAGGGCTTAGAACTGCCCCAGATAAACCCGTTATATAGGGAAAGGATTAGAGAAGTTTTTGATACGGGCGTTAGGAGCGTAAACGCCCTGTTTACCTTAGGAAAAGGGCAGAAGATAGGGATTTTTGCAGGAGCAGGAGTGGGAAAGAGTACGCTCCTCGGAATGATAACGAGGCACTCAAAAGCGGACGTTGTGGTCCTCGCCCTTATCGGAGAAAGAGGAAGGGAGGTAAAGGAGTTTTTAGAGGAGGTTCTGGGAGAAGAGGGCTTAAAAAAGAGCGTCGTGGTGGTTTCTACCGCGGATCAATCCCCTATTTTGAAGGTAAAAGGGGCTATCAGTGCTGTTGTTCACGCCCACCACTTTGCATCTCAAGGGAAGGACGTTCTGCTTTTGATGGACTCTATTACAAGGCTCGCCTTAGCCCAGAGGGAAATAGGACTTGCCGCGGGAGAACCTCCTACCCTGAAGGGCTTTACTCCTTCTGTTTTTCAGCTCCTCACGAGGATAGCGGAAAGTTGCGGAGCTTTCAAGAAGGGAAGTATAACGGGAATATTCACAGTTCTGGTAGAGGGAGACGATATATCTTTAGATCCAATAGCCGACTCGCTTATGGGAGTCCTCGACGGTCACATAATACTTTCCAGAAAGAGAGCCGTAAGGGGACTTTTCCCGGCGGTTGATCCAGTAAGGAGTCTTTCCCGTCTAATGCCAAAGCTTGTAAGTGAAGAGCACTTCATGAAGGCAAACTTCTTTAAGGAAGTTCTGAGTAAGTTTGAAGATGTGGAGGAGCTTGTGAGGATAGGACTTTACAAGGGCGGTTCAAATCCTCTGGTAGACAAAGTTATAAATAACTTAGAAAAAGTGGAAAGCTTTTTTAAACAAAAACCAGAAGAGAAGGTGAATTTTGAAGAAAGCTTAAAGGCTCTTGACGAAATTTACTCACTCCTTAAGTAA
- a CDS encoding FliH/SctL family protein produces MSGEDFKPLWEDFLKKENQKKEKDEEDCSKVIKELLEEREKLLETIRSYEEKLDSFEEEKQKMYFEIKNREEKIKELEQRLNELSEKGSISLSLSKSIEEYLSNLKEEYREKVEEFLKTFLLEFSYYVPQVKVLKEDLRNIIDELIKFKTNLKLYINPEDLRYLNDELKSLKENLKAEGINLQVLEDKDLEKGSFRIKGEHFTVERDPKEFAKIVFEKVFGDVFKRA; encoded by the coding sequence GTGAGCGGTGAGGATTTCAAACCCCTCTGGGAGGACTTCTTAAAAAAAGAAAACCAGAAGAAAGAAAAGGACGAAGAGGATTGCTCAAAGGTAATAAAAGAATTACTTGAAGAGAGGGAAAAGCTATTAGAAACCATTAGGTCTTACGAAGAAAAATTGGACAGCTTTGAAGAGGAAAAACAAAAAATGTATTTTGAAATAAAAAACAGAGAGGAGAAGATAAAAGAACTTGAACAAAGACTGAACGAGCTTTCAGAAAAGGGGAGTATTTCTTTAAGTCTTTCGAAAAGTATTGAAGAATACCTATCAAACTTGAAGGAAGAGTACAGGGAAAAGGTAGAGGAGTTCCTAAAGACTTTTCTTCTTGAGTTTTCTTACTACGTTCCTCAGGTAAAAGTTTTAAAGGAAGACCTCAGGAACATAATAGACGAACTTATAAAGTTTAAAACTAACTTAAAGCTTTACATAAACCCGGAGGATCTCAGGTATCTAAACGACGAACTCAAATCCCTGAAGGAAAACTTAAAAGCGGAGGGCATAAACCTTCAAGTTTTGGAGGACAAAGACCTTGAGAAGGGAAGTTTTAGGATAAAGGGAGAACATTTTACCGTTGAAAGGGATCCGAAGGAATTTGCAAAAATCGTATTTGAAAAGGTGTTCGGAGATGTATTTAAGAGGGCTTAA
- a CDS encoding intracellular growth attenuator family protein gives MFQCFLFFLAGFAFGFLLAVALIVGITLIPFILLGVLIFMAYAYYKYRKEQKRREEILRRYYEDLWEE, from the coding sequence ATGTTTCAGTGTTTTCTATTCTTCTTAGCAGGTTTTGCATTCGGATTTCTCTTAGCTGTAGCCCTAATAGTGGGAATTACCTTAATTCCCTTCATACTCCTCGGAGTCCTTATCTTTATGGCGTACGCTTACTACAAGTACAGAAAGGAACAAAAGCGAAGGGAAGAGATACTCAGAAGGTATTACGAGGACCTTTGGGAAGAATAA
- a CDS encoding tRNA dihydrouridine synthase, whose protein sequence is MNFKKGEVILAPMASYTHSAFRRLCRRLGADRTYTELISAVGVLRNGIPMKLAYFTEEERPIHIQVFGSNPEEIAQASVVIAKELKPDFIDINFGCSVPKVLRNKAAGYMLQCPPLMGEVVKETVEALKPYGIPVSAKIRLGFEKDEVERIVEELQKAGVSLIAIHARTAKQGFSGKALWHRIKEAKKVASVPIIGSGDVKSWRDIERMFEETECDGVMVGRAALSNPWIFKEFKEKRDIEVGLKERMDFILEELSMMTEYMSREKACAEIKSQIVQILKGVPNSRELKTYIVHAENCKELVKRIEEAKERELLYA, encoded by the coding sequence ATGAACTTCAAAAAGGGAGAGGTAATTCTCGCACCTATGGCCTCTTACACCCACTCCGCATTCAGGAGACTTTGCAGGAGACTGGGAGCGGATAGAACTTACACGGAACTTATAAGTGCGGTCGGTGTCCTCAGAAACGGAATTCCCATGAAGCTCGCTTACTTTACAGAAGAAGAAAGACCAATACATATTCAGGTTTTCGGAAGCAATCCGGAAGAAATAGCACAAGCAAGCGTTGTAATAGCGAAAGAATTAAAGCCCGACTTTATAGACATAAACTTCGGATGTTCTGTTCCCAAGGTTCTGAGAAACAAAGCTGCCGGTTACATGCTCCAGTGTCCACCTCTCATGGGAGAAGTGGTAAAGGAGACTGTAGAGGCGTTGAAGCCCTACGGTATTCCCGTTTCTGCAAAAATCAGACTTGGTTTTGAAAAGGACGAGGTGGAGAGGATAGTAGAGGAACTCCAGAAAGCGGGAGTCTCTTTAATAGCTATTCACGCGAGAACCGCAAAGCAGGGATTTAGCGGGAAAGCCCTCTGGCACAGGATAAAGGAAGCCAAAAAGGTTGCAAGCGTACCCATAATAGGGAGTGGAGACGTAAAGAGCTGGAGGGATATCGAGAGAATGTTTGAAGAAACGGAGTGCGACGGTGTTATGGTGGGGCGTGCAGCCCTTTCAAACCCGTGGATATTTAAAGAGTTCAAAGAAAAAAGGGACATAGAGGTAGGTCTAAAAGAGAGAATGGACTTTATCCTTGAAGAGCTTTCTATGATGACGGAGTATATGAGCAGGGAAAAAGCGTGTGCGGAAATAAAATCTCAAATAGTTCAAATACTCAAAGGTGTTCCCAATTCAAGGGAATTGAAGACCTACATAGTGCATGCGGAAAACTGCAAGGAACTTGTAAAAAGGATAGAGGAGGCGAAGGAGAGGGAATTACTTTATGCCTAA
- a CDS encoding rhodanese-like domain-containing protein encodes MKKYLAVALAVVSFGGLSFGVDEALIKKYDKMFSQMTQETLAKSPCRVTPKQVVEMIKKGEDVVLLDIRTEAEQSIVGLTYKNSLHIPMDKLFKPENLKKIPRDKKVIVICRSGARAIAATFALRSAGFDNVYALKGGIAALADYVTPKTTLGIK; translated from the coding sequence ATGAAAAAGTACTTGGCAGTTGCACTTGCAGTTGTTAGCTTCGGAGGACTTTCCTTCGGAGTTGACGAGGCTCTTATCAAGAAGTACGACAAGATGTTCAGCCAGATGACTCAGGAAACTCTCGCAAAGTCTCCCTGCAGGGTAACACCCAAGCAAGTCGTAGAAATGATAAAGAAAGGTGAGGACGTAGTTCTCCTCGACATAAGAACGGAAGCGGAACAATCCATCGTGGGACTTACCTACAAAAATAGCCTGCACATCCCTATGGACAAGCTCTTTAAACCTGAAAATCTTAAGAAAATACCGAGGGATAAAAAGGTTATAGTAATATGCCGCTCAGGTGCAAGGGCAATAGCAGCAACCTTTGCCCTCAGAAGTGCGGGCTTTGACAACGTTTACGCTCTGAAAGGTGGTATAGCGGCACTTGCAGACTACGTAACTCCCAAGACTACCTTAGGCATAAAGTAA
- a CDS encoding prepilin peptidase, whose product MKEFWPYLAVFLFGLILGSFYNVLIYRLPRNISIVFPSSHCPECKTPIKWYDNIPLISYVILKGRCRHCGEKIPPRYPLVELASGFLAVLSYYKWGLSVDGVVYYFFFSALLVMSIIDWYYFILPPGINIGGLVLGILVSPFRQDITPKESIIGAVVGVLIPFVIYLYYVKFRKIEGLGFGDVILLGFIGSVSGVYGVFSALFIGSFLGLLYALPMIIRHKSMNFALPFGPFLSLGAFIGIVFKEQILTYIISV is encoded by the coding sequence TTGAAGGAATTTTGGCCCTACTTGGCTGTTTTCCTTTTCGGCTTAATTCTGGGGAGTTTTTACAACGTCCTTATATACAGACTTCCGAGAAATATATCTATAGTTTTTCCCTCTTCTCACTGTCCGGAGTGTAAAACACCTATAAAGTGGTACGACAACATTCCTTTAATTTCTTACGTGATCTTAAAGGGAAGGTGCAGACACTGCGGGGAAAAAATACCTCCTCGTTATCCTTTAGTGGAGCTCGCTTCGGGTTTTTTAGCGGTGCTTTCCTATTACAAGTGGGGACTTTCCGTTGACGGAGTCGTTTACTACTTCTTCTTTTCCGCACTCCTCGTTATGTCCATAATAGACTGGTACTACTTCATACTCCCGCCCGGGATAAACATAGGAGGTCTGGTTTTAGGTATTCTTGTTTCCCCGTTCAGGCAAGATATAACACCAAAAGAGAGCATTATAGGAGCGGTTGTAGGAGTACTTATCCCATTCGTTATATACCTTTACTACGTGAAGTTCAGGAAAATAGAAGGACTGGGCTTCGGGGATGTCATACTCCTTGGCTTTATAGGTTCTGTGAGCGGAGTTTACGGAGTGTTTTCAGCCCTTTTTATAGGGAGTTTTCTGGGACTTCTTTACGCTCTTCCCATGATAATCAGGCACAAAAGTATGAACTTTGCCCTGCCTTTCGGGCCTTTCCTTTCCCTTGGAGCTTTTATCGGAATAGTGTTTAAGGAGCAAATTCTAACTTACATTATCAGTGTATAA
- the secF gene encoding protein translocase subunit SecF → MKQIKFLRLRKAAYGVSALLILISLLSLLFRGLNLGLDFTGGTLYEVKFEKSVDIGKLRKTISSAGIKGFLIQETKEGTFVIKVKTGEPVEKLEDVLKKFGKYELIRKETISGVVSEELQKKAVFAILTALGGILLYLGVRFQPVWGFGAILALAHDVITVLGAYSITQREVNLEVVSAILVVAGYSVADTVVIFDRIRENLRKKKGFTLEEIMDLSINQTLSRTIMTSLTTLVTALTLFILGGYALSNIMFAFVVGVVVGTYSSVFVASAFVLDMQKLFKRGEVQTA, encoded by the coding sequence GTGAAACAAATAAAGTTCTTAAGGTTAAGGAAGGCAGCTTACGGGGTTTCCGCCCTCCTAATTTTAATAAGTCTCCTTTCTCTTCTCTTTCGTGGACTTAACTTAGGTCTGGACTTTACGGGAGGAACTCTTTACGAAGTTAAATTTGAAAAGAGTGTGGACATAGGTAAACTCAGAAAAACAATTTCTTCCGCGGGGATAAAGGGATTTTTAATTCAGGAAACGAAGGAAGGTACTTTCGTTATAAAAGTAAAGACGGGAGAGCCTGTAGAAAAACTGGAGGATGTTCTTAAGAAATTCGGAAAGTACGAGTTAATCAGGAAGGAAACAATAAGTGGGGTGGTGAGTGAAGAGCTTCAGAAAAAAGCGGTGTTTGCCATACTCACGGCCCTCGGAGGAATACTCCTTTACTTAGGAGTGCGATTTCAACCAGTTTGGGGATTTGGCGCGATCCTCGCCCTCGCCCACGACGTTATCACTGTTCTCGGAGCTTACTCCATTACTCAGCGTGAGGTAAACCTCGAAGTAGTTTCCGCAATTCTCGTGGTTGCAGGATATTCCGTTGCCGACACAGTCGTTATTTTTGACAGGATAAGGGAAAACCTAAGAAAGAAGAAAGGCTTTACCCTTGAAGAGATAATGGATCTTTCCATAAACCAAACCCTTTCCAGAACTATAATGACCTCTCTTACCACTCTGGTAACGGCGTTAACGCTCTTTATCCTCGGCGGATACGCCCTTTCTAACATAATGTTTGCCTTCGTTGTGGGCGTTGTAGTGGGAACTTACTCCTCCGTGTTTGTGGCTTCAGCATTTGTTCTGGATATGCAAAAACTCTTTAAAAGAGGAGAGGTGCAAACCGCTTGA
- the hpf gene encoding ribosome hibernation-promoting factor, HPF/YfiA family, translated as MNIEYRGVDVNISEAMKAVIESKLNRFKRYLKEVGEDEVEAVVAISSTRSRQKDYAGDSLPTFYRVDLHLYLKNVPHGAIHAWEEDTDVFTAIDKALDELEKQLVKLKERRHEYIREARKFKEKLHEAELAPEERERPEIVEEELVVDKPMSVEDAKAELEETHAYFIPFVDIADGQLKILYRKRGGNYGLLSTGCKYL; from the coding sequence ATGAATATTGAGTACAGAGGCGTTGACGTAAACATAAGTGAAGCGATGAAAGCCGTTATTGAAAGTAAGTTAAACAGGTTCAAGAGATATTTGAAGGAAGTCGGAGAAGACGAAGTTGAAGCGGTTGTAGCTATATCCTCCACGAGGTCAAGGCAGAAAGACTACGCAGGTGATAGCCTCCCGACCTTTTACAGGGTAGACCTTCATCTTTATCTGAAGAACGTTCCCCACGGAGCAATACACGCATGGGAAGAGGATACAGACGTTTTTACAGCCATAGACAAGGCCCTTGACGAGCTTGAAAAACAACTCGTAAAACTCAAGGAAAGGAGACATGAGTACATCAGGGAAGCGAGGAAGTTTAAAGAAAAACTACACGAGGCAGAACTCGCTCCCGAAGAGAGAGAAAGGCCCGAAATAGTGGAAGAAGAACTCGTTGTTGATAAACCCATGAGCGTGGAAGACGCAAAGGCGGAACTTGAAGAAACACACGCGTACTTCATACCCTTCGTGGACATAGCAGACGGGCAGCTCAAAATTCTCTACAGAAAGAGAGGTGGAAATTACGGACTCCTTTCTACGGGGTGTAAGTACCTGTGA
- a CDS encoding aminotransferase class IV, whose translation MNRTLQYGEGLFETILWEGENYKLRKHYERLKNSANFFGFPYPSYKEFLGEIQEATKGKKGLYVKFLVAYRGSDYYGDLPEEYEIKVYTRELPKIPKSVKLCISEVRKHSKNPLIYHKTTSFFLNTYTKREAKAKGFYDAVILNEKEYITETSSANLLLYKDGRFYTPARESGLLWGTTLDILCEELEVREEKIKLDFLSSCESVFILNSLLLVVPVSEIEGKVFKVDEELTRELREALKKLSNK comes from the coding sequence GTGAATAGAACATTGCAATACGGAGAAGGACTCTTTGAAACTATACTATGGGAAGGCGAGAATTATAAACTAAGAAAACACTACGAGAGGTTAAAAAACTCCGCAAACTTTTTCGGATTTCCCTATCCCTCTTATAAGGAGTTTTTAGGGGAAATACAAGAGGCTACCAAAGGTAAAAAAGGGCTTTACGTGAAGTTTTTAGTGGCTTACAGAGGAAGCGATTACTACGGCGACCTTCCCGAAGAGTATGAGATAAAAGTCTACACAAGGGAACTTCCAAAAATTCCCAAAAGTGTCAAACTTTGTATTTCCGAAGTGAGGAAACATTCAAAAAATCCTTTAATCTACCACAAAACCACGAGTTTCTTTTTAAACACTTACACAAAGAGAGAAGCAAAAGCTAAAGGATTCTACGACGCGGTAATTTTAAACGAAAAGGAATACATAACTGAAACGAGCTCCGCGAACTTACTTCTTTACAAAGACGGGAGATTTTACACTCCTGCCCGTGAGAGCGGACTCCTGTGGGGAACTACTCTGGATATTCTTTGTGAAGAGCTTGAAGTGAGAGAAGAGAAAATAAAACTAGATTTTTTGAGTTCGTGTGAGAGCGTATTTATCCTGAACTCACTCCTTCTCGTCGTTCCAGTCTCGGAGATAGAGGGAAAGGTTTTTAAAGTTGACGAAGAACTTACGAGAGAATTGAGGGAAGCATTAAAAAAGTTATCAAATAAGTGA
- the dcd gene encoding dCTP deaminase has product MILSDRSIRELIEKGELKVEPYEPSHVQCSSLDLRLGNQIALYEGEGVIDVKKGTKGVRILEFEEYFDIMPKQFLLATTLEYISLPPYVTAFVEGRSSLGRLGLFIENAGWVDAGFEGQITLELFNANDRPIRLYRGMRICQLVFARLDRPPERVYSGKYKGQKGVVPSRIHMDEELKSE; this is encoded by the coding sequence ATGATTCTCTCAGACAGGAGTATAAGGGAACTGATAGAGAAAGGGGAATTAAAGGTTGAACCTTACGAACCTTCGCACGTTCAGTGTTCCTCCTTGGATTTAAGGCTCGGAAATCAGATAGCCCTTTACGAAGGAGAGGGGGTTATAGACGTAAAAAAAGGAACAAAAGGTGTAAGGATACTGGAGTTTGAAGAGTATTTTGACATAATGCCAAAGCAGTTTTTGCTTGCTACCACACTTGAGTATATAAGCCTTCCACCTTACGTTACCGCCTTCGTTGAAGGACGTTCTTCTCTCGGAAGACTCGGACTCTTTATTGAGAACGCGGGCTGGGTTGACGCTGGATTTGAAGGGCAGATTACTTTAGAACTCTTTAACGCAAACGACAGACCTATAAGACTTTACAGAGGTATGAGGATATGCCAGCTCGTTTTTGCAAGGCTTGACCGTCCGCCTGAGCGAGTTTACAGCGGAAAGTACAAGGGACAAAAGGGAGTGGTTCCTTCCCGCATACACATGGATGAGGAGCTAAAAAGTGAATAG
- the modA gene encoding molybdate ABC transporter substrate-binding protein, with protein sequence MTLLLLLLIVAFSFSETIRVASASSFRFALNPIIKEFEKRTGNRVLVSYGASGHFFIQIKNGAPYDIFISANEIYPKKLIESKKAVKASYTIFARGKLTLFTMKNIELKDYKVLLSPRVKTVAIANPKHAPYGRAAMEFLKNTGLYKKVLKKLVYGSNVSQAFQYVVSKGADIGIVALSLVIPYGKGNYLVIDPKLYSPINNVAVITEHGKDKKVSWEFIKFLSSPFAKEVLRKYGYEVP encoded by the coding sequence ATGACATTACTTTTACTACTCCTGATAGTTGCCTTTTCCTTTTCCGAAACCATAAGGGTTGCAAGTGCTTCAAGTTTTCGCTTTGCCCTAAATCCTATAATAAAGGAGTTTGAAAAAAGGACGGGAAACAGGGTTTTAGTCTCTTACGGGGCTTCGGGGCATTTCTTTATACAGATAAAAAACGGGGCACCTTACGACATTTTCATATCCGCAAACGAGATTTACCCAAAAAAGCTTATAGAAAGTAAAAAGGCGGTTAAAGCATCTTACACGATTTTTGCAAGGGGAAAACTGACACTCTTTACTATGAAAAATATAGAACTAAAAGATTACAAGGTTTTACTCTCACCTCGTGTAAAGACTGTGGCTATTGCAAACCCGAAACACGCTCCATACGGTAGAGCTGCGATGGAATTTCTAAAAAACACGGGACTTTATAAAAAGGTCCTCAAAAAACTCGTTTACGGTTCTAACGTTTCACAAGCTTTTCAGTACGTAGTGAGCAAAGGAGCGGATATAGGGATTGTAGCCCTATCTTTAGTCATCCCTTACGGGAAGGGAAATTACCTCGTGATTGATCCAAAGCTCTACTCCCCAATAAACAACGTCGCGGTAATAACGGAGCACGGGAAAGATAAAAAAGTCTCGTGGGAGTTTATAAAGTTCCTGAGTTCTCCTTTTGCGAAAGAAGTTCTGAGAAAGTACGGCTACGAGGTTCCTTAA
- the radC gene encoding RadC family protein, translating into MGQARDRVNYSFKRLKEIPEELRPREKLLKLGPENLSDEELLAVILGSGSKGADVLSLSKELIKMGWEELEKKSVEELLKVRGLGLVKALQVKALVELSKRFKGGKSRISIRNPQEAFEFLKDKFDERRESLIALYLDLSNRLLDWEVVAIGNVNTVFSKPKDILFKAVKLSANGIIIAHNHPQGEPSPSNEDLNFTERLKKACELLGFELLDHLILSEGRYFSFREEGVL; encoded by the coding sequence ATGGGACAGGCTAGGGATAGAGTAAATTACTCTTTCAAAAGGTTAAAAGAAATTCCCGAGGAATTAAGACCGAGAGAAAAACTTTTAAAACTCGGTCCCGAAAATTTATCGGACGAGGAGCTCCTTGCCGTAATCCTCGGTTCGGGCTCCAAGGGTGCGGACGTGCTTAGTCTCTCAAAGGAGTTGATAAAGATGGGCTGGGAAGAACTTGAGAAAAAGAGCGTTGAAGAATTGTTGAAAGTGAGGGGGCTGGGACTCGTAAAAGCCCTGCAGGTAAAGGCTCTCGTAGAACTTTCAAAACGTTTCAAGGGAGGGAAATCAAGAATTTCCATAAGGAACCCGCAGGAAGCTTTTGAATTCCTCAAGGACAAGTTTGACGAAAGGAGGGAGAGTTTAATAGCTCTTTATCTGGATCTCAGCAACAGACTCCTTGACTGGGAAGTGGTGGCAATAGGAAACGTAAACACGGTATTTTCTAAGCCAAAAGACATACTCTTTAAAGCGGTAAAACTCTCCGCAAACGGTATAATAATAGCCCACAACCACCCTCAAGGTGAACCAAGTCCTTCAAACGAGGATCTGAACTTCACGGAAAGACTTAAAAAAGCCTGCGAACTGCTCGGTTTTGAACTCCTTGACCACCTTATACTCTCCGAAGGAAGGTACTTCTCCTTCAGGGAGGAAGGTGTTTTATGA